A window from Leifsonia shinshuensis encodes these proteins:
- a CDS encoding carbohydrate ABC transporter permease, with the protein MSSTTQSTAAAALAPLASELEAAQLESKGTPTGRGPGEKPVGNRWYKPKSIIGKTVLWIIALGFTLLFLYPFAWLLAASLKPRQEVFDNSLWPKTFTPQNYVEVWNQLPLLSWIGNSVVIAVLAAGLVAISSSIVAFGFAYFKFPGRTLLFGLVLATMMLPGAVTMVPQYLIWKNLGLVGTWIPLFGMNLFGSAFYIFLQRQFFMGLPRELFEAARLDGASYWKLFTRIAMPLSIPSFIIIFLFEFQASWNNLQAALIYLNAGGVEGFTVPLGISYAMTTFSPTNGGHGDYQYVMVAALIVTLPMLLLFGFGQRYFIEGVATQGRKG; encoded by the coding sequence ATGTCGTCCACGACGCAGTCCACTGCCGCCGCGGCCCTCGCCCCGCTCGCCTCCGAACTGGAGGCCGCCCAGCTGGAGAGCAAGGGCACACCGACCGGCCGCGGTCCTGGGGAGAAGCCGGTCGGCAACCGCTGGTACAAGCCCAAGTCGATCATCGGCAAGACCGTGCTGTGGATCATCGCGCTCGGCTTCACGCTGCTGTTCCTGTACCCGTTCGCCTGGCTGCTCGCTGCGAGCCTCAAGCCGCGGCAGGAGGTCTTCGACAACTCGCTGTGGCCGAAGACGTTCACCCCGCAGAACTACGTCGAGGTGTGGAACCAGCTGCCCCTCCTGTCGTGGATCGGCAACAGCGTCGTCATCGCGGTCCTCGCCGCCGGCCTGGTCGCGATCTCGAGCTCGATCGTGGCGTTCGGGTTCGCGTACTTCAAGTTCCCCGGCCGGACGCTGCTGTTCGGCCTGGTGCTCGCGACGATGATGCTGCCGGGCGCGGTGACGATGGTTCCGCAGTACCTGATCTGGAAGAACCTGGGCCTGGTCGGCACGTGGATCCCCCTGTTCGGGATGAACCTGTTCGGCTCGGCGTTCTACATCTTCCTGCAGCGGCAGTTCTTCATGGGGCTCCCGCGTGAACTGTTCGAGGCCGCACGCCTCGACGGTGCCAGCTACTGGAAGCTGTTCACCCGCATCGCGATGCCGCTCAGCATCCCCTCGTTCATCATCATCTTCCTGTTCGAGTTCCAGGCCAGCTGGAACAACCTGCAGGCGGCTCTGATCTACCTGAACGCGGGAGGCGTCGAAGGCTTCACGGTGCCGCTCGGCATCTCGTACGCGATGACGACGTTCAGCCCCACCAACGGTGGACACGGCGACTACCAGTACGTCATGGTGGCCGCGCTGATCGTGACGCTGCCCATGCTGTTGCTGTTCGGCTTCGGCCAGCGCTACTTCATCGAAGGCGTGGCCACGCAGGGCCGCAAGGGCTGA
- a CDS encoding DUF2087 domain-containing protein, producing MEQDGTEDLGGERASTGAANEPSATGHPVDWRPVVAALANRDARAVWAKLVVDGGGTLSPARERRARELLDAAGLIRTTDGGAVEVADAAFRELLAASASLQPRPTGVERFLRPDGRIDRFPAAADDRSQLLRHIAGRVIAVGEIVTERELTERLARFGDDPVTLRRYLVDAGILLRTRSGSEYARGDEPSGS from the coding sequence GTGGAGCAGGACGGCACAGAGGATCTCGGCGGTGAGCGCGCGTCGACCGGCGCGGCCAACGAGCCGTCCGCGACCGGGCACCCTGTGGATTGGCGGCCCGTGGTCGCAGCACTCGCCAACCGCGATGCGCGAGCGGTGTGGGCGAAGCTCGTCGTGGACGGGGGTGGCACCCTCAGCCCGGCCCGCGAGCGACGGGCGCGCGAACTGCTCGACGCCGCCGGCTTGATCCGCACCACCGATGGGGGCGCCGTCGAGGTGGCCGACGCGGCGTTTCGGGAGCTTCTGGCCGCCTCGGCATCGCTTCAGCCGCGTCCGACGGGCGTCGAGCGGTTCCTGCGCCCGGACGGCCGGATCGACCGGTTCCCCGCCGCGGCCGACGACCGCTCGCAACTGCTCCGGCACATCGCCGGCCGGGTGATCGCGGTCGGCGAGATCGTGACGGAACGGGAACTCACGGAGAGACTGGCCCGGTTCGGCGACGATCCGGTGACACTACGGCGCTATCTCGTCGACGCCGGCATCCTGCTCCGGACGCGCTCGGGGTCGGAGTACGCGCGGGGCGACGAGCCGTCGGGCTCCTGA
- a CDS encoding BadF/BadG/BcrA/BcrD ATPase family protein translates to MLTTFPNPAAEPALAVAIDGGNSKTEVVVLERVRDGADVLVERMRAIGGGSGSGPQAVVAAVRDVLAERDIRPERVAWVSAAIAGLDFPGDETAHGSALAGLFPNAAIEVVGDAVAVLEAGGGAGDALAVVCGAGLNAVARGPLGVATVPALGWVSGDWGGGDELGREAVRAAARAEDGRGPETALLALVLAQTGAPDTVSLARSIRDGRVSMKQVGALATTVARAAAEGDPVATELMGRAAREAVLLAGVVTRGAWGTERRVPPDTPAALAGGLFADEGFRTSVSEGLRALGFDPRPLAFRPVDGLVRALRDRAADLPAAPDLPANTPGPLPTPTPTQPPERKDPR, encoded by the coding sequence ATGCTGACCACCTTCCCGAACCCAGCCGCTGAGCCGGCCCTGGCCGTTGCGATCGACGGCGGCAACTCGAAGACCGAGGTCGTCGTGCTGGAGCGCGTCCGGGATGGGGCTGACGTGCTGGTCGAGCGGATGCGCGCGATCGGCGGGGGCAGCGGGTCCGGGCCGCAGGCGGTCGTCGCAGCGGTGCGGGACGTGCTGGCCGAGCGGGACATCCGGCCGGAGCGGGTCGCCTGGGTGTCGGCGGCGATCGCGGGGCTGGATTTCCCTGGCGATGAGACGGCGCACGGTTCCGCCCTGGCCGGGCTTTTCCCGAATGCCGCGATCGAGGTCGTCGGCGACGCTGTCGCGGTGCTCGAGGCGGGCGGCGGGGCGGGCGACGCGCTCGCCGTCGTGTGCGGCGCCGGGCTGAACGCGGTCGCACGCGGGCCGCTCGGTGTCGCGACGGTTCCGGCGCTCGGCTGGGTGAGCGGGGACTGGGGCGGCGGTGACGAGCTGGGCCGCGAGGCGGTACGTGCCGCCGCGCGCGCCGAGGACGGCCGCGGGCCGGAGACGGCGCTGCTGGCGCTGGTCCTCGCGCAGACGGGCGCGCCCGACACGGTGTCCCTCGCCCGCAGCATCCGGGACGGACGCGTCAGCATGAAGCAGGTCGGCGCGCTGGCGACGACGGTCGCACGCGCTGCCGCGGAGGGTGATCCCGTCGCGACGGAGCTCATGGGTCGCGCCGCCCGCGAGGCCGTACTGCTCGCTGGGGTGGTGACGCGCGGTGCGTGGGGCACGGAGCGGCGCGTCCCGCCGGATACGCCTGCAGCGCTGGCCGGCGGGCTGTTCGCGGACGAGGGGTTCCGCACCTCAGTGTCCGAGGGGTTGCGCGCGCTGGGCTTCGACCCACGGCCGCTCGCGTTCCGTCCGGTCGACGGCCTGGTCCGCGCACTACGCGACCGCGCCGCCGACCTCCCGGCCGCTCCCGACCTCCCGGCAAACACCCCCGGCCCACTCCCCACCCCCACCCCCACCCAACCCCCCGAACGAAAGGACCCCCGATGA
- a CDS encoding LacI family DNA-binding transcriptional regulator, translating to MIENDAEGAPRRATLKDVALAAGVSQSTTSRALSGEGYVAAGVRERVVAAAESLGYVPHAMARSLRKQDSRTIGVLISDLRNAFYADLAAGIAARARREGYTMMLVDDQGSTEAEMDAARAFVATRVAGVIVTPLSGDVSDYLMRQHIPVIEADRQFSAGRCDAVIIDNSGVAKRMTDHLIDLGHRRIALFIDETTWTTGGERAAGYRSSLEGSGIAADPSLVISTGWDADGARKSAIDILARRDHPTAIFAANNLLAEGVWRATNDLGLRIPEDVSVVSFDDSEWMSMVSPGITAVAQDAVALGETALDRLLGRLKDPAAEPQTIVLEAQVLPRGSTAAPRAL from the coding sequence ATGATCGAGAACGACGCGGAGGGGGCTCCGCGCCGCGCGACGCTGAAGGATGTCGCGCTGGCGGCGGGGGTGTCGCAGTCCACCACATCCCGTGCGCTGAGCGGCGAAGGCTACGTCGCCGCGGGCGTGCGCGAGCGCGTGGTGGCGGCCGCAGAGTCCCTCGGCTACGTCCCGCACGCGATGGCCCGCAGCCTGCGCAAGCAGGACAGCCGCACGATCGGCGTGCTCATCTCCGACCTGCGGAACGCCTTCTATGCGGACCTCGCCGCCGGCATCGCCGCACGCGCGCGCCGTGAGGGCTACACGATGATGCTGGTCGACGATCAGGGATCCACCGAGGCCGAGATGGATGCGGCGCGCGCCTTCGTCGCCACACGCGTCGCCGGCGTGATCGTCACCCCGCTCTCCGGCGACGTGTCCGACTACCTGATGCGGCAGCACATCCCCGTCATCGAGGCGGACCGCCAGTTCTCGGCCGGACGCTGCGACGCGGTCATCATCGATAACTCGGGCGTCGCCAAGCGGATGACCGACCACCTCATCGACCTCGGCCACCGCCGCATCGCGCTGTTCATCGACGAGACCACGTGGACCACCGGTGGGGAGCGCGCCGCCGGCTACCGCAGCTCGCTCGAGGGCTCGGGGATCGCCGCGGACCCGTCCCTCGTGATCTCGACGGGATGGGACGCCGACGGCGCCCGCAAGTCGGCCATCGACATCCTCGCCCGCCGCGACCACCCGACCGCCATCTTCGCCGCGAACAACCTGCTGGCGGAGGGCGTGTGGCGGGCGACGAACGACCTGGGGCTGCGCATCCCCGAGGACGTCAGCGTCGTCTCGTTCGACGACTCCGAGTGGATGAGCATGGTGAGCCCCGGCATCACCGCGGTCGCGCAGGACGCCGTCGCCCTCGGCGAGACGGCCCTCGACCGCCTGCTCGGTCGCCTCAAGGACCCGGCGGCCGAACCTCAGACGATCGTCCTCGAGGCGCAGGTGCTGCCCCGCGGCTCCACGGCGGCGCCCCGCGCGCTGTAG
- a CDS encoding sugar ABC transporter permease: MAVLTDASRSKTRTGDRKPEKKTRAKKYNKREAIAGYLFISPWIIGFLVFTLGAMLYSLFISFSNYNLATNSASPAGFDNYSELFNDPKVALSLGNTLFYAVMAVPLEIIFALLLALLLNWVGRGAGVFRTIYYLPKMTPAVATASIFLLLLNGNTGAINRFLALFGIEGPQWLIDPNWVKPSIVLMTLWGVSGTMVIFLAALKNVPQDLYEVASLDGAGPIRKFFTITIPMISPAIFFNVVVLTIAALQVFDQAYLLFWRDQTNASPDSSLFYGVYLFQQAFRQFNFGFAAAMAWLLFVIILLITLVQVKVSNRLVYYEGDK; the protein is encoded by the coding sequence ATGGCCGTCCTGACCGACGCATCGCGCAGCAAGACCCGAACGGGTGACCGCAAGCCGGAGAAGAAGACGCGGGCGAAGAAGTACAACAAGCGCGAGGCCATCGCGGGTTACCTCTTCATCAGCCCCTGGATCATCGGCTTCCTGGTGTTCACCCTGGGCGCGATGCTGTACAGCCTCTTCATCTCGTTCAGCAACTACAACCTGGCGACCAACAGCGCGAGCCCCGCCGGGTTCGACAACTACTCCGAGCTGTTCAACGACCCCAAGGTCGCCCTGTCGCTCGGCAACACGCTGTTCTACGCCGTGATGGCGGTGCCGCTCGAGATCATCTTCGCGCTGCTGCTCGCCCTCCTGCTCAACTGGGTGGGACGAGGAGCCGGCGTGTTCCGCACCATCTACTACCTGCCGAAGATGACGCCGGCGGTGGCGACCGCATCCATCTTCCTGCTGCTGCTCAACGGCAACACCGGCGCGATCAACCGCTTCCTCGCGCTGTTCGGCATCGAGGGCCCGCAGTGGCTGATCGACCCGAACTGGGTGAAGCCGTCCATCGTCCTGATGACCCTGTGGGGCGTCAGCGGCACGATGGTGATCTTCCTGGCGGCGCTCAAGAACGTCCCGCAGGACCTCTACGAGGTCGCGTCCCTCGACGGCGCCGGCCCCATCCGGAAGTTCTTCACCATCACCATCCCGATGATCTCCCCGGCGATCTTCTTCAACGTGGTGGTGCTGACGATCGCGGCGCTGCAGGTGTTCGACCAGGCGTATCTGCTGTTCTGGCGAGATCAGACGAACGCGTCGCCGGACTCGTCGCTGTTCTACGGCGTCTATCTGTTCCAGCAGGCGTTCCGGCAGTTCAACTTCGGCTTCGCCGCCGCCATGGCCTGGCTGCTGTTCGTGATCATCCTCCTCATCACCCTGGTGCAGGTGAAGGTCAGCAACCGGCTCGTCTACTACGAAGGAGACAAGTGA
- a CDS encoding 6-phospho-beta-glucosidase, whose amino-acid sequence MKVTVIGAGSTYTPELVSGLWKERERLTVDELWLMDVDGPRLEIVGGMVRRMLARQGADVPVTLTTDRTAAIEGADAVLIQLRVGGQRARLQDELFPLACGCVGQETTGAGGLAKALRTVPVVLDIAREAREKGNRGAWVVDFTNPVGINTRALLDDGHNAIGLCNFAIGVQRWIAREHGVEPHRVEVDPVGLNHLSWVRHIRVDGEDVLPRMIAERSDELGRRGGVTGELIRDLGVLPSYYLKYYYAHDATVAEMKAGTPRATVVADVERELLQLYADPRVDTKPPQLEARGGAFYSEAATALLASLVAGTGDNHVVNVRNDGLIAGLADDDVVETLCRVDASGATPLPQEPVAPELLGLIQHVSAYERLAARAAVTGDRRLVRMALLAHPLVGQWDLVTALERGLFETGGDLLPQFAERAGA is encoded by the coding sequence ATGAAGGTCACCGTCATCGGCGCCGGCTCCACGTACACGCCCGAGCTGGTCTCCGGCCTCTGGAAAGAGCGCGAGCGCCTCACGGTCGACGAGCTGTGGCTCATGGACGTCGACGGTCCCCGGCTGGAGATCGTGGGCGGCATGGTGCGCCGGATGCTCGCGCGGCAGGGCGCCGACGTCCCGGTGACCCTGACGACCGATCGCACCGCCGCCATCGAGGGGGCGGATGCGGTGCTCATCCAGCTCCGGGTCGGCGGGCAGCGCGCGCGGCTGCAGGACGAGCTGTTCCCGCTCGCGTGCGGCTGCGTCGGGCAGGAGACCACCGGCGCCGGCGGGCTCGCCAAGGCGCTGCGGACCGTCCCGGTGGTGCTGGACATCGCGCGCGAGGCCCGCGAGAAGGGGAACCGGGGCGCGTGGGTCGTCGACTTCACCAACCCGGTCGGCATCAACACCCGGGCGCTTCTCGACGACGGTCACAACGCCATCGGACTGTGCAACTTCGCCATCGGCGTGCAGCGCTGGATCGCGCGCGAGCACGGGGTGGAGCCGCACCGCGTCGAGGTCGACCCGGTCGGGCTGAACCACCTGTCGTGGGTGCGCCACATCCGCGTGGACGGCGAGGATGTGCTCCCGCGCATGATCGCCGAGCGCTCCGACGAGCTGGGCCGCCGCGGCGGCGTGACGGGCGAGCTGATCCGCGACCTCGGTGTGCTGCCGTCGTACTACCTGAAGTACTACTACGCGCACGACGCGACCGTGGCGGAGATGAAGGCGGGCACGCCCCGCGCGACGGTCGTCGCGGACGTCGAGCGCGAGCTTCTGCAGCTGTACGCGGACCCGCGCGTCGACACCAAGCCGCCGCAGCTGGAGGCTCGTGGCGGCGCCTTCTACAGCGAGGCGGCGACCGCGCTGCTCGCCTCGCTCGTGGCGGGAACGGGCGACAACCACGTCGTGAACGTCCGCAACGACGGCCTGATCGCCGGGCTCGCCGACGACGACGTGGTGGAGACCCTGTGCCGGGTGGATGCGTCGGGCGCGACGCCGCTGCCGCAGGAGCCGGTCGCGCCGGAGCTGCTCGGCCTCATCCAGCACGTCAGCGCCTACGAGCGGCTGGCCGCTCGGGCCGCCGTGACGGGCGACCGACGCCTGGTCCGGATGGCGCTGCTCGCGCATCCGCTCGTCGGCCAGTGGGACCTGGTCACGGCCCTGGAGCGCGGGCTGTTCGAGACCGGCGGCGACCTGCTGCCGCAGTTCGCGGAGCGCGCGGGCGCATGA
- a CDS encoding CGNR zinc finger domain-containing protein, protein MGRQTDLAFQREDEMIPARLKLVRDFVNTVEYQEDEEGWEQPADLTSWLVGRGLLGDDSPPATDADLALAKALREGLRSVLATHAGHEADPAALRSLDDALAELPLRLSFAADASFALQPASDGGARGALAGVLDAVRASREDGSWSRLKVCDRVTCRWAYYDYSKNRSSRWCTMAGCGNAVKMQKAHARRASTPA, encoded by the coding sequence ATGGGTCGACAGACGGATCTCGCGTTCCAGCGAGAGGACGAGATGATCCCCGCGCGGCTCAAGCTGGTGCGGGATTTCGTCAACACGGTCGAGTACCAGGAGGACGAGGAGGGCTGGGAGCAGCCGGCCGACCTCACGTCGTGGCTCGTCGGGCGCGGACTGCTCGGCGACGACAGCCCGCCCGCCACCGACGCCGACCTGGCGCTCGCGAAGGCGTTGCGCGAGGGTCTGCGCTCTGTGCTCGCAACCCACGCCGGTCACGAGGCCGACCCCGCCGCGCTCCGGAGCCTCGACGACGCCCTCGCCGAACTGCCGCTGCGGTTGTCCTTCGCGGCCGACGCGTCGTTCGCTCTCCAGCCCGCGAGTGACGGTGGCGCGCGGGGGGCGCTTGCCGGAGTGCTGGATGCGGTCCGCGCGTCGCGCGAGGACGGCAGCTGGTCGCGCCTCAAGGTCTGCGACCGCGTCACCTGCCGGTGGGCCTACTACGACTACTCGAAGAACCGCTCCAGCCGCTGGTGCACCATGGCGGGCTGCGGGAACGCGGTCAAGATGCAGAAGGCGCACGCGCGCCGCGCATCCACCCCGGCCTGA
- a CDS encoding extracellular solute-binding protein yields the protein MNKRHTALAAVAITASVALLAGCSSSGGSSSGGDFSKDVKGNLNAWGFDNADEVGTSRIDYAKDQLKGVTIKIDQTPFDAQKFTTRVAGGNVPDVVQMDRQFVATYAAQGLIQPLDQCYSVHNVDPKKSYYGSVVDDITYGGKIYAVPQFYQPPAIITNERVMKAAGVTDADIDTSKPDTLVAAVKKMYKASGGNPSTLGFDPQASGQAGLWLLANGGQLIGSDGKPTLDDPKNEKGLEVLKKITDAQGGYAKMKSFTDSFDFFGENNQYVKDQVGAEVNAQWYVNVLTPFVDKVDIGAVPFKDSEGNPFTVASGTSFVIPAGAKNKDAACAWALSLTSLPAWEAAGAARAKTIEKTPGAINTGLFTGSPEADKTLREKYVKPSGNAGFDKAISTYYDVVGSGKSFGASPAGQQIQTELQNAIQSYLLGNKSASEALKDAQAAAMKAYQQATKSSK from the coding sequence ATGAACAAGAGGCACACCGCCCTCGCCGCTGTGGCAATCACCGCGTCGGTGGCGCTCCTCGCCGGGTGCAGCTCCAGCGGTGGCAGCTCCTCCGGCGGCGACTTCTCGAAAGACGTCAAGGGCAACCTGAACGCCTGGGGCTTCGACAACGCCGACGAGGTCGGCACCTCGCGCATCGACTACGCCAAGGACCAGCTCAAGGGCGTCACGATCAAGATCGACCAGACCCCGTTCGACGCGCAGAAGTTCACCACCCGTGTCGCCGGCGGCAACGTGCCCGACGTCGTGCAGATGGACCGCCAGTTCGTGGCGACCTACGCGGCGCAGGGCCTCATCCAGCCGCTCGACCAGTGCTACTCGGTGCACAACGTCGACCCGAAGAAGTCGTACTACGGCTCGGTCGTCGACGACATCACCTACGGCGGCAAGATCTACGCGGTGCCGCAGTTCTACCAGCCGCCGGCGATCATCACCAACGAGCGCGTGATGAAGGCCGCCGGGGTCACCGACGCCGACATCGACACCTCGAAGCCCGACACCCTCGTCGCGGCCGTCAAGAAGATGTACAAGGCGTCCGGGGGCAACCCGTCGACCCTCGGCTTCGACCCGCAGGCCAGCGGCCAGGCGGGCCTGTGGCTGCTCGCCAACGGCGGCCAGCTGATCGGCAGCGACGGCAAGCCGACGCTCGACGACCCGAAGAACGAGAAGGGCCTGGAGGTCCTGAAGAAGATCACGGACGCCCAGGGCGGCTACGCGAAGATGAAGAGCTTCACGGACTCCTTCGACTTCTTCGGCGAGAACAACCAGTACGTGAAGGACCAGGTCGGCGCTGAGGTCAACGCCCAGTGGTACGTCAACGTGCTGACCCCGTTCGTCGACAAGGTCGACATCGGCGCCGTTCCCTTCAAGGACAGCGAGGGCAACCCCTTCACCGTCGCATCCGGCACGTCGTTCGTCATCCCGGCGGGAGCCAAGAACAAGGACGCCGCCTGCGCCTGGGCGCTCAGCCTGACCAGCCTGCCGGCCTGGGAGGCCGCGGGTGCCGCCCGCGCCAAAACCATCGAGAAGACCCCGGGTGCGATCAACACCGGCCTGTTCACCGGTTCGCCGGAGGCCGACAAGACGCTCCGCGAGAAGTACGTGAAGCCGTCCGGCAACGCGGGCTTCGATAAGGCGATCTCGACGTACTACGACGTGGTCGGCAGCGGCAAGTCGTTCGGGGCGTCCCCGGCCGGCCAGCAGATCCAGACGGAGCTGCAGAACGCCATCCAGTCGTACCTCCTCGGCAACAAGTCGGCCAGCGAGGCCCTCAAGGACGCGCAGGCCGCGGCCATGAAGGCCTACCAGCAGGCCACCAAGAGCAGCAAGTAA
- a CDS encoding FAD-dependent oxidoreductase — translation MTRSADVVVYGATSAGVAAAVAAAEAGARVLLLEPRRHLGGMTSGGLGYTDVGDVRALGGAAARLRADIAEHYGTAPGHYAGPEPHVAEGIFRRWLERAGVDVEFDARLLGAETAERRGGRDGHRGHDGHDGHDGPDGRELRAVTVTGAGRVEGAVFIDASYEGDLLAAAGVPYRVGREDRSLYGERFAGRQELLPGMHNMPPWVSPFAGDPTGRTEGRILPQLHDRPLAGIGEGDGGVMSYGYRVCLTTAADRIPFERPDDYDEEYWELARRLFARDRREGVERTAGAMLGLEPNLPGGMADGNSLGPVSLSVLDGSAWEYPDASPERREELRLHHLSHTRGFLYFLSHDPAVPAGIRRELARWGLPRGEFADTGHLPHQLYVREARRMLGERVLTEHDLLAGAIPSDTVALGSYHIDVREVQRVWRWVYEHPEPIGTVFTEGYLSVPVPLYGIPYASLVPRRVDAVNLLVPVCLSASAVAFASVRMEPQYMMLGQAAGVAAALAAGRGDDVQDVDVEVLRDRLRTTGQRVEPA, via the coding sequence ATGACCCGCTCCGCGGACGTCGTCGTGTACGGCGCCACGTCGGCGGGCGTGGCCGCGGCGGTCGCCGCGGCGGAGGCGGGCGCGCGCGTCCTGCTGCTCGAGCCGCGACGGCACCTGGGCGGGATGACGTCGGGCGGCCTCGGCTACACCGACGTCGGCGACGTGCGGGCGCTGGGCGGAGCGGCGGCACGGCTGCGCGCGGACATCGCCGAGCACTACGGAACCGCGCCCGGACACTACGCCGGCCCCGAGCCGCACGTGGCGGAGGGGATCTTCCGCCGCTGGCTCGAGCGCGCCGGGGTCGATGTGGAGTTCGACGCCCGCCTGCTCGGGGCCGAGACGGCGGAGCGACGCGGCGGACGCGACGGACACCGCGGCCACGACGGCCACGACGGCCACGACGGCCCCGACGGCCGCGAGCTCCGGGCAGTCACGGTCACAGGCGCCGGCCGGGTCGAGGGCGCAGTTTTCATCGACGCGAGCTACGAGGGCGACCTGCTGGCGGCCGCGGGCGTGCCGTACCGGGTGGGTCGCGAGGACCGCTCGCTGTACGGCGAACGGTTCGCCGGGCGCCAGGAGCTGCTGCCCGGGATGCACAACATGCCCCCGTGGGTCTCTCCCTTCGCCGGCGACCCGACGGGCCGGACCGAGGGCCGCATCCTGCCGCAGCTGCACGACCGCCCGCTCGCGGGCATCGGTGAGGGCGACGGCGGCGTGATGTCGTACGGATACCGGGTCTGCCTGACGACCGCGGCCGACCGCATCCCCTTCGAACGTCCGGACGACTACGACGAGGAGTACTGGGAGCTCGCGCGACGGCTGTTCGCGCGCGATCGCCGCGAGGGCGTCGAGCGCACGGCGGGGGCGATGCTCGGCCTCGAACCCAACCTTCCGGGCGGGATGGCCGACGGCAATTCGCTGGGTCCGGTCTCGCTGAGCGTGCTGGACGGCTCGGCATGGGAGTACCCGGACGCCTCCCCCGAGCGGCGGGAGGAGCTGCGCCTGCACCACCTGTCGCACACGCGCGGCTTCCTCTACTTCCTCTCGCACGACCCGGCCGTGCCGGCGGGCATCCGCCGCGAGCTGGCGCGCTGGGGGCTGCCGCGCGGCGAGTTCGCCGACACGGGGCACCTGCCGCATCAGCTGTACGTGCGGGAGGCGCGGCGGATGCTCGGCGAGCGTGTGCTCACCGAGCACGACCTCCTGGCGGGGGCGATCCCGTCCGACACGGTGGCCCTCGGCTCCTACCACATCGACGTCCGCGAGGTTCAGCGGGTCTGGCGGTGGGTCTACGAGCATCCCGAGCCGATCGGCACGGTCTTCACCGAGGGCTACCTCTCGGTGCCCGTGCCGCTGTACGGCATCCCGTACGCGTCGCTCGTGCCGCGCCGGGTGGATGCGGTCAACCTGCTGGTGCCGGTCTGCCTGTCCGCGTCGGCGGTGGCGTTCGCCTCGGTCCGGATGGAGCCGCAGTACATGATGCTGGGGCAGGCCGCCGGTGTCGCGGCGGCGCTCGCCGCGGGGCGCGGGGACGACGTCCAGGACGTCGACGTGGAGGTGCTGCGCGACCGCCTCCGCACGACCGGCCAGCGGGTCGAACCGGCTTGA